One genomic window of Ruminococcus gauvreauii includes the following:
- a CDS encoding ABC transporter permease: MTDKMIRTLSLRNAKRQARDYMIYIITMIISVAILYTINATVTSENLDIFGGMSSTFMVLLYLLDAVVILIVGWLVNYMMRFMLEKRSREFGMYFLMGMETGQVSGMFLKENFFIGAMSLAAGVFAGGILYQLIQSLIMHIFELDFSFRLTFSVRALLLTVICYLIILLFAAFRSRRKLKKVEIRSLLYADQTNEETILKAPWKNRILFLCSMLCLLTGAVVIYFGFGLERMDAMTAVLIALISFGLGIFSFYHCAGAFFAWLLTHSKEWKYQGQRMFLARMLTSKINTTSTTLSVIAILFTLAIICMSEGVLLKDMSERNVLDTISFDIQAESEKKEVIDQVEAAIRDTQKVAGIWSYQLYETTETKLYRVITNRQLNSDRLYKKDYVMKLSDYNELRKMKGLETEDLEDDELMIQCRNIVSDDFKTHFIRQQEPVELEARTYSCKAVYDEDFSQYWFNGMTYLIVLPDEAACLLEPEDCFKCVSEIDDRFSDDLKKILSDEMGVVFSEDLSFSSVSSTELSVDIQEYAVLDQRKGNVMLSFPIFYIAFVLVIAAATVLSVQQLSDIAKYRRRYCTMEQLGLDTDKKEKMVFIQALLFFMMPAILPALISFYAIVGTGAVYATGISVVWIVKVYLIVLAAFLMIHTIYFLASYLQFRKMIDE, encoded by the coding sequence ATGACAGATAAAATGATCCGAACCTTATCTCTCAGGAACGCAAAGAGGCAGGCCAGAGATTATATGATCTACATCATTACCATGATCATTTCCGTGGCGATTCTCTACACTATCAATGCGACCGTGACGTCTGAAAATCTGGATATCTTTGGTGGGATGAGCAGCACTTTCATGGTGCTTTTGTACCTTCTGGATGCGGTTGTGATACTGATTGTGGGCTGGCTTGTCAATTATATGATGCGGTTTATGCTGGAAAAGAGGAGCAGAGAATTCGGCATGTACTTCCTGATGGGCATGGAGACCGGACAGGTGTCAGGGATGTTTCTGAAAGAGAATTTCTTCATTGGTGCAATGTCTCTGGCAGCAGGCGTTTTTGCCGGAGGGATCCTGTATCAGCTGATACAGTCACTGATCATGCATATTTTTGAACTGGACTTCAGCTTCAGACTTACGTTTTCTGTCAGAGCACTGCTGCTTACGGTTATATGCTACCTGATCATATTGTTATTTGCAGCGTTTCGAAGCCGGAGAAAGCTGAAAAAAGTAGAGATTCGCAGCCTGCTTTATGCGGATCAGACGAATGAAGAAACGATCTTAAAAGCACCGTGGAAAAACCGTATTCTGTTTCTCTGTTCCATGCTGTGTCTGCTGACAGGTGCAGTTGTCATTTATTTCGGGTTTGGACTTGAAAGGATGGATGCCATGACAGCAGTGCTCATTGCGCTGATTTCGTTTGGACTCGGAATCTTCAGCTTTTATCACTGCGCAGGCGCTTTTTTTGCATGGCTGCTTACTCACAGCAAAGAGTGGAAATATCAGGGACAGCGGATGTTTCTTGCAAGGATGCTGACATCCAAGATCAACACCACCAGCACGACGCTTTCTGTGATAGCCATATTATTTACCCTTGCCATCATCTGTATGTCTGAGGGAGTGCTCCTGAAGGATATGAGTGAGAGGAATGTACTGGATACGATTTCCTTTGACATTCAGGCGGAGTCGGAGAAAAAAGAAGTGATCGATCAGGTGGAAGCGGCGATCCGGGACACACAGAAAGTAGCTGGTATCTGGTCATATCAGCTCTATGAGACAACAGAGACGAAGTTATACCGTGTGATCACAAATCGTCAGCTGAACTCGGACCGGCTGTATAAGAAAGATTATGTGATGAAGCTTAGTGATTACAATGAGCTGCGGAAAATGAAGGGTCTGGAAACGGAAGACCTGGAAGATGACGAGCTTATGATCCAATGCCGGAATATCGTCTCTGATGATTTTAAAACACACTTTATCAGACAGCAGGAACCGGTTGAACTGGAGGCGCGAACATACAGCTGCAAGGCTGTATATGATGAGGATTTCTCACAGTACTGGTTTAACGGCATGACGTATCTGATCGTCCTGCCTGACGAGGCAGCCTGTCTGCTGGAGCCTGAGGACTGTTTCAAATGTGTCAGCGAAATCGACGACCGGTTTAGTGATGATCTCAAAAAAATTCTTTCGGATGAAATGGGCGTGGTATTTTCAGAAGATCTCTCCTTTTCCTCGGTCTCATCCACAGAACTGTCGGTTGATATCCAGGAATACGCAGTGCTTGATCAGAGAAAAGGAAATGTTATGCTTTCTTTTCCAATATTTTATATTGCCTTTGTATTGGTTATTGCGGCTGCTACTGTTCTGTCTGTTCAACAGCTCAGTGACATTGCCAAATACAGAAGAAGGTACTGTACCATGGAACAGCTGGGTTTGGATACGGATAAGAAAGAAAAAATGGTATTTATTCAGGCTCTGCTGTTTTTTATGATGCCGGCAATCCTTCCCGCGCTTATTTCTTTCTATGCGATTGTGGGAACAGGGGCGGTCTATGCAACTGGAATATCGGTTGTCTGGATTGTAAAAGTTTATCTTATAGTGCTTGCAGCATTTCTGATGATCCATACCATATATTTTCTGGCATCTTACCTGCAGTTCCGGAAGATGATCGATGAGTAG
- a CDS encoding ABC transporter ATP-binding protein yields MGSLLKVEDIVKIYGNKNNVTRALEDVSFEVQKGDFIGVMGPSGSGKTTLLNCIATIDKVSAGHVYLEEKEVSDISRKEIARFRRENLGFVFQDFNLLDTLTIEENIALGPVMQGRSPQEVDCTVQDIASKLGITDILGKFPNQVSGGQKQRAACARAMAANPKLILADEPTGALDSHSSRQLLNLMERLNHDMGATILMVTHDPMSASYCSRILFMKDGRIYNEIRRGKKERREFYQLILDVLAVLGGDGFDDR; encoded by the coding sequence ATGGGCAGTTTGTTAAAAGTAGAAGATATTGTAAAGATCTACGGCAATAAGAATAACGTTACAAGAGCACTGGAAGATGTAAGCTTCGAGGTACAGAAAGGTGATTTTATCGGCGTTATGGGACCAAGCGGTTCAGGAAAGACGACACTTCTGAACTGTATTGCCACAATAGACAAGGTGAGTGCCGGACACGTATATCTGGAAGAAAAAGAGGTCTCGGATATCAGCAGGAAAGAAATTGCGCGGTTCCGCAGGGAAAACCTGGGGTTTGTGTTCCAGGACTTCAATCTTCTGGACACCCTGACGATCGAGGAAAACATAGCACTGGGACCGGTAATGCAGGGCAGGAGTCCGCAGGAGGTGGACTGTACGGTGCAGGATATCGCATCAAAGCTTGGAATTACTGATATTCTGGGGAAGTTTCCGAATCAGGTGTCAGGGGGGCAGAAGCAGCGGGCGGCATGCGCGCGTGCGATGGCTGCAAATCCCAAACTGATTCTGGCCGACGAACCGACCGGCGCACTGGATTCACACTCTTCCAGACAGCTGCTGAACTTAATGGAGCGCCTGAATCATGATATGGGTGCGACCATTTTAATGGTCACACACGATCCCATGTCTGCCAGCTACTGCAGCCGGATTCTTTTCATGAAGGACGGCAGGATCTACAATGAGATCCGGAGAGGAAAAAAAGAGCGCAGAGAATTCTATCAGTTGATTCTGGATGTACTGGCTGTTCTGGGAGGTGATGGATTTGATGACAGATAA
- a CDS encoding sensor histidine kinase: MILLNMAGMFFLTLYLMVISVPFGSILLILIVWGSISVFCLVTRCLTRKRRYSELWEVLNGIQEKYLFPEILKCPYTEEERQYYDIMQVVSKSMLEKVEQVQREKREYREYIEQWVHELKVPLTAVRLTCENHKEEMSRKILTEFEKMNNGVEMVLYYARMDGVEKDYLIRETHLAAIVKNCLAQCRTAWIRAGIMVSVDISDQTVYTDEKWVGFILSQILWNCYQYCRAGHPQVKIYTERGLDGSDAVLSMVVEDNGAGIPQEEIERVFDKGFTGTNGRNYKKSTGMGLYICKKLCGHLGIGIRITSSPGNWTRVFLDFICENCQS; the protein is encoded by the coding sequence ATGATACTGTTAAATATGGCAGGTATGTTTTTTTTAACACTGTATCTGATGGTAATATCCGTTCCTTTTGGCTCCATATTGCTGATCCTTATCGTATGGGGGAGTATCTCCGTGTTCTGCCTTGTCACCCGGTGTCTCACCAGAAAGAGGCGTTACAGCGAGTTGTGGGAAGTTTTAAATGGGATTCAGGAAAAGTATCTCTTTCCCGAGATTCTAAAATGCCCCTATACGGAAGAAGAACGCCAGTATTATGATATCATGCAGGTGGTATCAAAATCCATGCTGGAGAAGGTAGAACAGGTACAAAGAGAAAAGAGGGAATACAGAGAGTACATTGAGCAGTGGGTGCATGAACTGAAGGTTCCGCTCACGGCAGTACGCCTCACCTGTGAAAACCACAAAGAAGAGATGTCCAGAAAGATACTTACAGAATTTGAAAAGATGAACAATGGTGTCGAGATGGTACTCTATTACGCGCGCATGGACGGAGTGGAGAAGGATTACCTGATCCGTGAGACACATCTTGCAGCAATCGTTAAAAATTGTCTGGCACAGTGCCGGACAGCATGGATCAGAGCGGGAATTATGGTTTCCGTCGATATTTCAGATCAGACGGTATATACGGATGAAAAATGGGTTGGGTTTATCCTGAGTCAGATTCTGTGGAACTGCTATCAGTACTGCAGAGCCGGGCACCCGCAGGTGAAAATATACACGGAAAGAGGTCTGGATGGCAGTGATGCGGTACTTTCGATGGTGGTGGAAGACAATGGAGCCGGTATCCCGCAGGAGGAGATTGAACGGGTATTTGATAAAGGTTTTACCGGAACGAACGGACGGAATTATAAAAAGTCGACGGGCATGGGACTGTATATCTGTAAAAAACTCTGCGGGCATCTCGGCATAGGAATACGCATCACCTCCTCACCCGGAAATTGGACCAGGGTGTTTCTTGATTTCATATGTGAAAACTGCCAATCTTAA
- a CDS encoding response regulator transcription factor, whose translation MKRSIMIIEDEQEIREELEMVLLAAGYEVTLPEDLEHVPAQVHTGKPDLILLDIQLPFMDGYEICREIRKFSKVPIIFVTARNTAMDELKSLMTGGDDYIVKPYHVPILMTRIKNLLARVYHNEEPEQSRIVYRDVTLELLSGKISYAGKETTLTRNELKILYYLFSHPGDIVPRVDLIEYLWENELYIDDNTLSVHVTRVRNKLKDIGAGQMIETRRGMGYQI comes from the coding sequence ATGAAAAGAAGTATCATGATCATCGAGGATGAACAGGAAATCCGCGAGGAACTGGAGATGGTCTTGCTGGCAGCCGGATATGAAGTGACTTTACCTGAGGATCTGGAGCATGTGCCGGCACAGGTGCACACCGGCAAGCCTGACCTGATCCTCCTGGATATCCAGCTGCCTTTCATGGATGGATATGAAATCTGCCGCGAAATACGAAAGTTTTCTAAAGTACCAATCATCTTTGTAACTGCCAGAAATACGGCAATGGATGAGCTGAAGAGTCTGATGACCGGTGGAGATGATTATATCGTCAAGCCGTATCACGTTCCCATTCTTATGACAAGAATTAAAAATCTGCTGGCAAGAGTATATCATAACGAGGAACCTGAGCAGTCCAGGATCGTATACAGGGATGTCACACTGGAATTGCTTTCCGGTAAAATCAGTTATGCTGGAAAGGAAACAACGCTGACCAGGAATGAACTGAAAATTCTGTATTATTTGTTTTCGCACCCGGGTGACATTGTACCGCGGGTTGATCTGATCGAATATCTGTGGGAGAATGAGCTCTATATTGATGACAATACACTGAGCGTCCATGTTACAAGGGTGCGCAATAAGCTGAAAGATATCGGAGCCGGACAGATGATCGAGACCAGGAGAGGGATGGGTTATCAGATATGA
- the rlmH gene encoding 23S rRNA (pseudouridine(1915)-N(3))-methyltransferase RlmH encodes MKITCLTVGKVKEKFYIQAIAEFVKRLGKYVKLEIKEVPDEKTPDKAGEKLEEQIKNMEGMRLLKHIRDTDYVIALAIEGEMPDSVQLAGRIEQLGVGGISHIVFVIGGSLGLGSEVLRRADYKLSFSRMTFPHQLMRVILLEQIYRSYRIINGEPYHK; translated from the coding sequence ATGAAGATTACATGTCTCACCGTAGGAAAAGTGAAAGAAAAATTCTATATCCAGGCGATTGCCGAATTTGTAAAAAGACTTGGAAAATATGTAAAACTGGAGATAAAGGAAGTGCCTGATGAGAAGACCCCGGATAAGGCGGGTGAAAAACTGGAAGAACAGATCAAGAACATGGAGGGAATGAGACTCTTAAAACATATCCGGGATACCGATTATGTGATTGCACTGGCAATCGAGGGCGAGATGCCGGACTCTGTACAGTTGGCGGGCAGGATCGAACAGCTGGGTGTCGGAGGAATCAGCCATATCGTTTTTGTCATCGGCGGCTCACTGGGGTTAGGCAGTGAAGTCCTGCGCCGCGCCGATTATAAACTCAGCTTTTCCCGTATGACGTTTCCGCATCAGCTGATGCGCGTGATACTGCTGGAACAGATATACAGGAGCTACCGGATCATCAATGGGGAACCGTACCATAAGTAA